The Thermoclostridium stercorarium subsp. stercorarium DSM 8532 genome contains a region encoding:
- a CDS encoding ribonuclease HII has protein sequence MDKKMTLAEIRQKAETMPLEEAVSWLCDIIPDYGISVAKLADTFSKRLVRLREEKRRLLKMSEFEIHARKQGFVHIGGIDEAGRGPLAGPVVAGCVVLPENCFIEHLNDSKKLTPSMRDRLFDIIIEEAVDYGIGMVMPEEIDEINIYNATKKAMMQAVSNMKKTPDYLIIDAMELPLQISQLSLKKGDSLSISVAAASIIAKVTRDRWMEEAHKLYPQYGFDRHKGYGTEEHMEAIRKYGLCPIHRKSFTHGLVG, from the coding sequence ATGGACAAAAAAATGACACTGGCCGAAATAAGGCAGAAGGCTGAGACGATGCCGCTTGAGGAGGCGGTGTCGTGGCTTTGCGACATTATACCCGATTATGGCATTTCTGTGGCAAAACTGGCCGATACTTTTTCAAAAAGGCTGGTCAGACTCAGGGAAGAAAAAAGAAGACTTCTTAAAATGTCGGAGTTTGAAATTCATGCGCGTAAACAAGGGTTTGTACATATCGGAGGCATAGACGAGGCGGGCAGAGGGCCTCTGGCAGGGCCTGTGGTGGCAGGATGCGTGGTTCTGCCCGAAAACTGTTTCATAGAACATCTGAACGATTCAAAAAAACTTACTCCGTCCATGAGGGACAGGCTTTTTGATATAATAATTGAAGAAGCTGTTGACTATGGCATAGGAATGGTTATGCCCGAGGAAATAGATGAAATTAACATTTACAATGCCACAAAGAAGGCTATGATGCAGGCCGTTTCGAATATGAAAAAAACACCCGATTACCTTATTATTGACGCAATGGAACTTCCGCTGCAAATATCTCAGCTTTCGCTGAAGAAAGGCGACAGCCTTAGTATTTCTGTTGCGGCTGCATCAATCATTGCAAAAGTGACCAGGGACAGGTGGATGGAAGAGGCGCACAAACTGTATCCTCAGTATGGATTTGACAGGCATAAGGGGTACGGGACTGAAGAACATATGGAAGCCATAAGGAAATACGGCTTGTGTCCGATACACAGAAAAAGCTTTACTCATGGATTGGTGGGATGA
- the rplS gene encoding 50S ribosomal protein L19 translates to MDIIRELEKEYMKKDIPDVRVGDFVKVSVKVKEGSRERLQAFEGTIIGIHGSGISRAIVVRRVSFGIGVERVFPIHSPNVESIEIIRRGRVRRAKLYYLRERVGKAAKVKEELGKK, encoded by the coding sequence ATGGATATTATTCGCGAACTCGAAAAGGAATACATGAAGAAAGACATTCCTGATGTCAGAGTGGGAGATTTTGTAAAAGTAAGCGTTAAGGTTAAGGAAGGATCCCGTGAGAGATTACAGGCGTTTGAAGGAACCATTATCGGGATTCACGGAAGCGGTATCAGCCGCGCTATCGTTGTAAGAAGAGTATCATTCGGAATAGGTGTTGAAAGGGTGTTCCCAATCCATTCACCGAATGTGGAAAGCATTGAAATTATCAGAAGAGGTAGGGTAAGAAGGGCTAAGCTTTACTACCTCCGCGAAAGAGTAGGTAAAGCGGCAAAAGTAAAAGAAGAGCTTGGGAAAAAATAA
- a CDS encoding phosphoglycerate kinase, with translation MGMYNKMSIEDIDVKGKRVIVRVDFNVPLDSEGRITDDKRIVAALPTIKYLIDHGAKTILVSHLGRPKEGFEPKYSMKPVAVRLSELLGQEVILAKDVVGEDAKTKAKELKEGQVLLLENVRFHKEETKNDPAFAKELASMADIFVNDAFGTAHRAHASTAGLADYLPAVSGFLIKKEVDIMGKALTNPERPFVAILGGAKVSDKITVIENLLDKVDTLIIGGGMAYTFLKAKGYSIGNSICEDDKLDFAKGLIEKAEKKGVKLLLPISNVVGKEFSADTEYKEVASNEIPDGWMGLDIGESTIKLFSEEIKKAKTIVWNGPMGVFEFPNFARGTKKIAEAVAESGAISIVGGGDSAAAIEQLGFADKITHISTGGGASLEFLEGKELPGIACLMDKKKE, from the coding sequence ATGGGCATGTACAATAAAATGAGCATAGAGGATATTGACGTTAAAGGGAAAAGGGTTATTGTAAGAGTGGATTTCAACGTGCCGCTGGACAGTGAAGGTCGTATTACCGATGACAAGCGTATTGTCGCCGCGCTGCCGACCATTAAGTATCTGATTGACCATGGTGCAAAAACAATACTGGTATCTCACCTCGGTCGTCCTAAGGAAGGCTTTGAACCCAAATACAGTATGAAACCGGTAGCAGTAAGGCTCAGCGAACTTCTGGGGCAGGAAGTTATCCTTGCAAAGGATGTCGTCGGCGAGGACGCGAAAACCAAGGCTAAGGAACTGAAGGAAGGCCAGGTTTTGTTGCTTGAAAATGTGCGTTTCCATAAGGAAGAAACCAAGAATGATCCGGCTTTTGCAAAGGAACTGGCTTCAATGGCGGATATATTTGTAAACGACGCTTTCGGTACTGCTCACCGTGCACATGCTTCCACCGCCGGACTGGCCGACTATCTGCCCGCAGTATCAGGTTTCCTGATTAAAAAAGAAGTGGATATCATGGGCAAGGCACTGACCAATCCTGAAAGGCCGTTTGTTGCAATTCTGGGCGGTGCCAAGGTTTCAGACAAAATTACCGTTATTGAAAATCTGCTTGACAAGGTTGATACGCTGATTATCGGCGGAGGAATGGCATATACCTTCCTTAAGGCTAAGGGATACAGCATAGGAAATTCCATTTGTGAGGACGACAAGCTGGATTTTGCCAAAGGGCTTATAGAAAAGGCAGAAAAGAAAGGTGTTAAACTGCTTCTCCCCATAAGTAACGTTGTAGGTAAGGAATTCAGCGCTGATACCGAGTACAAGGAAGTAGCTTCAAATGAAATACCCGACGGATGGATGGGTCTGGATATCGGTGAATCAACCATTAAGCTGTTCAGTGAAGAAATTAAAAAAGCCAAGACAATTGTATGGAACGGTCCGATGGGAGTTTTTGAATTCCCGAATTTTGCAAGGGGAACGAAGAAAATTGCCGAAGCAGTTGCCGAGTCAGGCGCAATATCAATAGTCGGAGGCGGAGATTCTGCAGCAGCCATTGAACAGCTTGGTTTCGCGGATAAGATTACCCATATATCCACAGGTGGCGGTGCTTCACTGGAATTCCTTGAAGGTAAAGAATTACCCGGCATTGCCTGCCTGATGGACAAAAAAAAAGAATGA
- the gpmI gene encoding 2,3-bisphosphoglycerate-independent phosphoglycerate mutase, which translates to MLKKLNNFNGYKGPVVIVVMDGIGMSEVTEGNAIYHAYTPNLDMLFKKYPNTLIKAHGTAVGLPTDEDMGNSEVGHNAIGAGQIYSQGAKLVNEAIATGKLYEGKAWREIVENVLKHNSTLHFIGLFSDGNVHSHIDHLKALIVQAKKEGIKRVRVHILLDGRDVGETSALEYVDPFEAFLSEIRSDDFDVKIASGGGRMKITMDRYEANWGMVELGWKTHVLGEGRYFASAREAIETLRSETHAIDQDLPPFVIAENGEPVGTINDNDSVIFYNFRGDRAIEISRAFEEENFTKFDRKRYPKVVYAGMLEYDGDLHIPKRYLVPPPEIKNTMGEYLCKSGVTQLAISETQKYGHVTYFWNGNRSGKFDEKLETYIEIPSDIVPFEQRPWMKAAEITDRLIEELRTGKYRFARVNFPNGDMVGHTGNFHAARIAVETVDLCLKRIMDCVDELGGMAIITADHGNADEMFELDKSGKPKLDENGQVKAKTSHTLNRVPFILYDNFNRDRYTLKKGNFGLANIAATAVNLLGFEAPDIWEESMIVIDK; encoded by the coding sequence ATGCTGAAAAAGCTTAATAATTTTAACGGCTACAAAGGTCCTGTCGTTATAGTGGTCATGGACGGAATTGGCATGTCCGAGGTAACCGAGGGAAATGCCATTTACCATGCATATACTCCGAACCTTGACATGCTGTTCAAAAAATATCCCAATACCCTTATAAAAGCCCATGGTACGGCGGTAGGACTCCCGACCGACGAAGACATGGGCAATTCCGAAGTCGGGCACAACGCAATAGGTGCAGGACAAATATACAGCCAGGGTGCAAAACTTGTTAATGAAGCAATTGCAACGGGTAAATTATATGAAGGCAAGGCTTGGCGCGAAATTGTGGAAAATGTATTGAAACACAATTCGACACTGCACTTCATTGGCTTGTTCAGTGACGGAAACGTCCACTCCCACATTGATCACCTGAAGGCCCTGATAGTGCAGGCTAAAAAGGAAGGAATAAAAAGGGTAAGGGTTCATATACTTTTAGATGGCAGAGATGTTGGGGAAACGTCGGCTCTCGAGTATGTTGATCCTTTTGAGGCCTTCCTTTCAGAAATAAGGTCGGATGACTTTGACGTAAAAATTGCCAGCGGCGGCGGCCGTATGAAAATTACCATGGACAGATATGAGGCCAACTGGGGAATGGTTGAACTGGGCTGGAAAACCCATGTGCTCGGCGAAGGCAGATATTTTGCTTCAGCAAGGGAGGCAATTGAAACTCTTCGTTCCGAAACCCACGCGATAGACCAGGATCTGCCTCCGTTTGTAATAGCCGAGAATGGTGAACCGGTAGGGACAATAAACGACAATGACAGTGTCATTTTCTATAACTTCCGTGGTGACAGGGCGATAGAAATAAGCCGGGCTTTTGAGGAAGAGAATTTCACAAAGTTTGACAGAAAAAGGTATCCGAAGGTTGTATATGCGGGAATGCTGGAATATGACGGGGATCTTCATATCCCTAAAAGATACCTGGTTCCGCCGCCGGAGATCAAAAACACAATGGGCGAATACCTGTGCAAATCAGGAGTGACGCAGCTGGCCATTTCGGAGACCCAGAAATACGGGCATGTTACCTATTTCTGGAACGGAAACAGAAGCGGAAAGTTTGACGAAAAGCTTGAAACATATATAGAGATTCCGTCGGATATTGTGCCTTTTGAGCAGCGTCCGTGGATGAAAGCCGCCGAAATCACTGACAGGCTCATTGAAGAGCTGCGTACGGGAAAATACCGTTTCGCAAGGGTTAATTTCCCGAACGGAGATATGGTAGGCCATACAGGAAATTTCCACGCAGCCAGAATTGCAGTGGAAACCGTTGATTTGTGCCTTAAGCGGATCATGGACTGTGTGGATGAACTTGGCGGAATGGCGATTATTACCGCAGACCACGGCAATGCTGACGAGATGTTTGAACTTGATAAAAGCGGAAAACCGAAACTGGACGAAAACGGGCAGGTAAAGGCAAAAACCAGCCATACACTCAACAGGGTGCCGTTTATCCTTTATGATAATTTCAATAGGGACAGATACACGCTTAAAAAGGGCAATTTCGGGCTCGCCAATATTGCAGCGACTGCTGTAAACCTTCTGGGATTTGAAGCTCCGGATATTTGGGAAGAAAGTATGATTGTGATTGACAAATAA
- the gap gene encoding type I glyceraldehyde-3-phosphate dehydrogenase, whose protein sequence is MAIKIGINGFGRIGRLVFRAAMQRPDIEVVGINDPFIDLEYMKYMLRYDTVHGHFDGEISDKDGKLVVNGKEITVFAAMNPEEIDWKSCGAEYIVESTGVFTTMDKAAGHFKGGAKKVVITAPSKDAPMFVMGVNHDKYTKDMNIVSNASCTTNCLAPIAKVLNDKFGIVEGLMTTVHAITATQKTVDGPSKRDWRGGRAASFNIIPSSTGAAKAVGKVIPELNGKLTGMAFRVPVADVSVVDLTCRLEKPATYEEICQAMKEASENELKGILGYTEDEVVSSDFIGDSRTSIFDAKAGISLNEHFVKVVAWYDNEWGYSNKVVDLITHMAKVDAE, encoded by the coding sequence ATGGCAATTAAAATTGGTATTAACGGTTTTGGTAGAATCGGACGCCTGGTTTTCAGAGCAGCTATGCAAAGACCTGATATTGAAGTTGTAGGAATAAACGATCCTTTTATTGATCTTGAGTACATGAAGTACATGCTGAGATATGATACCGTACATGGGCATTTCGACGGGGAAATCAGCGACAAGGACGGAAAACTGGTTGTAAACGGTAAGGAGATTACCGTATTCGCGGCAATGAATCCCGAAGAAATTGACTGGAAGAGCTGTGGCGCAGAATATATCGTTGAATCCACCGGTGTGTTCACGACAATGGACAAAGCAGCAGGGCATTTCAAGGGTGGCGCTAAGAAAGTTGTTATTACCGCTCCTTCAAAGGATGCTCCTATGTTTGTTATGGGTGTAAACCATGATAAATACACAAAGGATATGAATATAGTTTCCAATGCTTCATGTACAACAAACTGCCTTGCACCTATTGCAAAGGTTCTGAATGACAAGTTTGGTATTGTGGAAGGGTTAATGACAACCGTACATGCTATAACCGCTACTCAGAAGACAGTTGACGGTCCTTCAAAGAGAGACTGGAGAGGCGGAAGAGCTGCAAGCTTTAATATCATTCCTTCTTCAACAGGTGCTGCTAAGGCAGTTGGCAAGGTTATTCCCGAACTGAACGGAAAACTCACCGGTATGGCATTCCGTGTACCTGTTGCGGACGTTTCAGTTGTTGACTTAACCTGCCGCCTTGAGAAGCCTGCTACCTACGAAGAAATCTGCCAGGCTATGAAGGAAGCTTCTGAAAACGAATTGAAAGGTATTCTCGGATACACCGAAGACGAAGTTGTATCATCCGATTTCATTGGTGATTCCAGAACTTCAATCTTCGACGCTAAGGCAGGAATTTCACTGAATGAACACTTTGTAAAGGTTGTTGCATGGTACGACAACGAATGGGGTTATTCGAACAAGGTGGTCGACCTCATTACCCACATGGCGAAGGTTGACGCTGAATAA
- a CDS encoding TrmH family RNA methyltransferase translates to MQFITSRQNKAVKEVILLKDKKYRRKLRKFVTEGYRFLHEAVNSGAVIEHVFFSSDTAMEDRNELVERLGPEVRLYEIPHELFMQMAETDTPQGVLAVVRMPETELKTIFKEGFRGLVLDSIQDPGNAGTMIRTAHALGFDAVVATEGTVDLYNGKVLRSTMGSIFYIPVLENVKPEDIFALSREKSIRVISSRLENARPCQGVDLTGNFFIVVGNEGNGISEIFHEKSDEFVKIPMPGGAESLNAAVAASILMYESNRQQAAGL, encoded by the coding sequence ATGCAGTTTATTACAAGCAGACAGAACAAAGCGGTTAAGGAAGTTATATTGCTTAAGGATAAGAAATACCGCAGGAAACTGCGCAAGTTCGTGACAGAAGGATACAGATTTCTTCATGAAGCGGTCAACTCCGGAGCGGTAATTGAGCATGTTTTTTTCTCGTCGGACACTGCCATGGAGGACAGAAATGAGCTCGTGGAAAGGCTGGGCCCGGAAGTACGGCTTTACGAGATACCCCATGAGCTGTTCATGCAAATGGCTGAGACAGATACTCCTCAAGGAGTTCTTGCGGTTGTACGAATGCCCGAAACAGAATTAAAGACAATTTTTAAGGAAGGTTTCAGGGGTTTGGTTCTGGATTCAATTCAGGATCCGGGCAATGCAGGGACAATGATAAGAACCGCCCATGCGCTGGGGTTCGATGCCGTTGTGGCGACAGAAGGAACGGTTGATCTTTATAACGGAAAGGTTTTGCGTTCCACGATGGGCTCAATTTTTTATATTCCGGTACTGGAAAATGTAAAGCCTGAGGATATTTTCGCCTTATCCAGGGAAAAATCAATACGGGTTATATCTTCAAGGCTTGAAAACGCCAGACCGTGTCAGGGCGTGGATTTGACGGGCAATTTTTTTATAGTGGTGGGTAACGAGGGGAATGGTATTTCGGAAATATTTCATGAGAAATCGGACGAATTTGTAAAAATCCCGATGCCTGGGGGGGCGGAATCCCTGAATGCTGCAGTCGCGGCTTCGATACTGATGTACGAAAGCAACAGACAGCAGGCAGCAGGGTTGTAA
- a CDS encoding DUF1292 domain-containing protein, producing the protein MQDNKCNGCDHPHDHDHDLDLDYDYDDLDNIIELTGENGETLKVEFLATVKVDDQEYAVLQTLEDDDEDDEAEIVIMRLEFDDDADEYYLIAEEDEEVQQKVFEAFQKELMEGEEEDEDEDE; encoded by the coding sequence ATGCAGGACAACAAATGCAACGGATGCGACCACCCGCATGATCATGATCATGACCTGGATTTGGACTATGATTACGACGATCTGGATAATATTATTGAATTAACTGGTGAAAACGGGGAAACTCTGAAAGTGGAGTTTCTGGCAACCGTTAAGGTCGACGATCAGGAATACGCCGTACTGCAGACACTGGAAGATGATGACGAGGACGACGAAGCCGAAATTGTCATCATGAGACTGGAATTTGACGATGATGCGGACGAGTATTACCTGATTGCCGAAGAAGACGAAGAGGTACAACAGAAAGTGTTTGAAGCCTTCCAGAAGGAACTGATGGAAGGGGAAGAAGAAGACGAGGACGAAGACGAGTAA
- a CDS encoding DUF3048 domain-containing protein, which produces MSKINIRDIIRNITSSKKGVIIMSVLLFVISTATTFLIAQSAKRSNGLDTAIVDTEITPEPTPEETEDLEPAGNDENEYEIGDKTEDKNNITPTPSPTPVKKAIDFNFPKAGTRPIAVMIDNETDAVLPQGGLGTAQVVYEALVEYGDTRYMALFWNNLPDYIGPVRSARHYFLDYAMEYDAIYTHIGWSDYAYRDLQLFDIDNIDGVMSDASGVFWDLTDDKSNYHDSYTSRERIDNFLKKSGYSLTTDKKFPFTYNTEDMTYKNGESAKEVFIKYSVSSSCGYYYDEEAGNYKRTRLGEFQTDRNTNEVIRVKNIIILFVKNETIEGDRYGRQELYTTGSGKGYYISNGVKQDITWVKSSRDSQTRYLDANNKEITINPGNTWIQIVPPNADVRIR; this is translated from the coding sequence ATGAGTAAAATCAATATCAGGGATATTATCAGGAATATTACTTCAAGTAAAAAAGGTGTAATTATAATGAGCGTTCTGCTGTTTGTAATAAGTACTGCAACAACTTTCCTTATTGCTCAGTCGGCTAAGCGCAGCAATGGGCTGGATACGGCCATAGTCGACACCGAAATTACACCCGAGCCAACACCAGAGGAAACCGAAGATTTGGAACCTGCAGGGAATGATGAGAACGAATATGAAATCGGAGATAAGACCGAAGACAAAAATAACATAACGCCAACGCCTTCCCCAACACCTGTTAAGAAGGCGATTGATTTTAATTTCCCCAAGGCTGGGACAAGGCCGATTGCGGTTATGATTGATAATGAGACTGATGCCGTACTTCCTCAGGGTGGGCTTGGCACGGCGCAGGTTGTCTACGAAGCCCTTGTGGAATACGGTGATACAAGATATATGGCGTTGTTCTGGAATAACCTTCCCGATTATATCGGGCCGGTGAGAAGTGCAAGGCATTATTTTCTTGATTATGCGATGGAGTATGATGCGATTTACACCCATATAGGGTGGAGTGATTATGCATACCGTGATTTGCAGTTGTTTGACATTGACAATATTGACGGAGTCATGTCCGATGCATCCGGAGTTTTCTGGGATCTTACCGATGACAAGTCCAATTACCATGATTCATATACCAGTAGGGAAAGAATTGACAATTTCCTGAAAAAATCCGGATATTCCCTGACAACAGACAAAAAATTCCCGTTTACCTATAACACCGAAGACATGACGTACAAAAACGGCGAAAGTGCGAAGGAAGTATTTATAAAGTACAGCGTGAGCAGTTCGTGCGGGTATTACTACGATGAAGAAGCAGGAAACTATAAAAGAACCCGCCTTGGTGAGTTCCAGACAGACAGGAATACGAATGAAGTTATTCGGGTGAAGAATATTATAATTTTGTTTGTAAAAAATGAGACAATAGAAGGCGACAGATACGGAAGGCAGGAGTTGTACACAACGGGCAGCGGTAAAGGATATTATATAAGCAACGGCGTAAAGCAGGATATCACGTGGGTGAAAAGTTCCCGCGATTCCCAAACCAGGTATCTTGATGCAAACAATAAGGAAATTACAATAAATCCCGGCAATACATGGATACAGATAGTCCCCCCGAATGCCGACGTACGCATAAGATAG
- the ruvX gene encoding Holliday junction resolvase RuvX encodes MRILGIDFGDARIGVAVSDPLGITAQAVETIHWKGEWKKPLERIKQLTEYYGCDTIVVGFPENMNGTVGERGIRTQRFIEKLKEYMPGVSVIPWDERLSTAQSRQVLLEMGINSRRHKGKIDQIAASIILQSYMDARKRF; translated from the coding sequence ATGCGAATACTGGGTATAGACTTTGGTGATGCAAGAATAGGTGTCGCGGTAAGCGATCCTCTGGGGATTACTGCTCAGGCCGTTGAAACCATTCACTGGAAGGGAGAATGGAAAAAACCCCTTGAAAGGATTAAACAGCTTACCGAGTATTACGGCTGCGACACCATTGTCGTCGGGTTCCCCGAGAACATGAACGGTACGGTTGGCGAACGGGGAATCAGGACGCAGAGGTTTATTGAGAAGCTGAAAGAGTATATGCCCGGTGTGAGCGTGATCCCGTGGGATGAAAGACTTTCCACTGCACAGTCGAGACAGGTATTGCTTGAGATGGGGATCAACAGCAGAAGACACAAAGGAAAAATTGATCAGATAGCGGCCTCCATAATATTGCAGAGCTATATGGATGCCAGGAAGAGGTTTTAA
- the tpiA gene encoding triose-phosphate isomerase: protein MKMAAGNWKMNKTPNEAVEFIQNLKDKVKDAETEVVVAVPYVAIPAVVETCKGTNIKVGAQNVHWEDSGAYTGEVSCSMLKELGVQYVIIGHSERREYFAETDETVNKKAHAILNAGMTPIICCGESLTQREQGVTKEHIRYQIKIALLGLTKEQVSKLVIAYEPIWAIGTGKTATAQQAEEACYVIRELVKELYDEETAESVRILYGGSVKASNAKELFDMPNIDGGLIGGASLKLDEYVAIVNYNKA from the coding sequence ATGAAAATGGCGGCAGGTAACTGGAAAATGAATAAAACACCGAATGAAGCGGTGGAATTCATACAGAATCTGAAAGATAAAGTTAAGGATGCCGAAACCGAAGTAGTTGTAGCGGTGCCATACGTGGCCATTCCTGCGGTGGTTGAAACCTGCAAGGGTACAAACATTAAAGTCGGAGCACAGAACGTACACTGGGAGGACAGCGGTGCGTACACAGGCGAAGTATCCTGCAGTATGCTTAAAGAACTGGGAGTTCAGTACGTTATTATCGGACATTCAGAGCGCAGGGAGTACTTCGCCGAGACCGATGAGACAGTAAACAAAAAAGCCCACGCAATACTGAATGCAGGCATGACTCCGATTATATGCTGTGGTGAAAGCCTTACCCAAAGAGAGCAGGGAGTTACAAAAGAGCATATCCGATATCAGATAAAGATTGCACTGCTTGGCCTTACAAAAGAGCAGGTATCAAAACTTGTTATAGCTTACGAACCCATTTGGGCCATTGGCACCGGTAAAACCGCAACGGCTCAGCAGGCGGAAGAAGCATGCTATGTAATTCGTGAACTGGTTAAGGAGCTTTATGATGAGGAGACGGCTGAAAGTGTCAGAATACTTTACGGCGGAAGCGTTAAAGCCTCGAATGCGAAAGAGCTCTTTGACATGCCGAACATCGACGGTGGTTTGATAGGGGGAGCCAGCCTGAAACTTGATGAGTATGTTGCGATAGTCAATTATAACAAGGCATGA
- a CDS encoding EscU/YscU/HrcU family type III secretion system export apparatus switch protein encodes MEKKREEKKIKRATALSYTPNKDNAPRIIASGKGAIAEKIIEKAQEEKIPVVEDSDLASKLSELKVGSEIPVELYEVVAEILAFVSRVDEKAGEKFGKLAADSEK; translated from the coding sequence ATGGAAAAGAAAAGGGAAGAGAAAAAGATAAAAAGGGCAACGGCTTTGTCTTACACACCGAATAAAGACAATGCACCGAGGATAATTGCGTCGGGAAAAGGCGCGATTGCCGAAAAAATAATAGAAAAGGCACAGGAAGAGAAAATCCCCGTTGTGGAGGATTCTGACCTGGCCTCGAAATTATCCGAACTTAAAGTGGGTTCCGAAATTCCTGTGGAACTTTACGAAGTGGTGGCTGAAATACTTGCCTTTGTGAGCCGTGTGGATGAAAAAGCCGGTGAAAAGTTCGGAAAACTTGC
- the ylqF gene encoding ribosome biogenesis GTPase YlqF: protein MNIQWFPGHMAKTRRMLAENLKLIDVVIELLDARIPRSSQNPEIDKLTKNKPRVIALNKSDLADPRKTERWVEYFNQNGIDTVCINALTGEGIPALVVQLKKMMEPKLRKVAEKGRIQRPIRTMIVGIPNVGKSALINKIAGKAAAATGDRPGVTRNKQWVRINPEIQLLDTPGILWPKFDDPKTGLYLAFTGAIRDEILDITTLASNLLELLAKMYPTELKNRYKFDTLEGKAGHVLLEEAGRKRGCLVSGGEVDYYRISNIILDEFRGAKIGRITLETPDERSENDGQKNDTGRNKAEG from the coding sequence ATGAATATACAGTGGTTTCCCGGACATATGGCCAAAACAAGGAGGATGCTGGCTGAAAACCTGAAACTGATCGATGTGGTAATTGAACTACTGGATGCAAGAATACCAAGGAGCAGCCAAAATCCCGAAATTGACAAACTGACAAAAAACAAGCCAAGAGTAATAGCGCTTAACAAAAGCGATCTTGCCGATCCCCGGAAAACCGAGCGGTGGGTGGAATATTTTAACCAAAACGGTATTGATACTGTTTGCATAAACGCTTTAACGGGAGAAGGAATACCTGCTCTTGTTGTGCAACTGAAAAAAATGATGGAGCCGAAATTGAGGAAAGTGGCGGAAAAGGGACGGATTCAAAGGCCTATAAGGACAATGATTGTTGGTATTCCCAATGTGGGCAAATCGGCTCTGATAAATAAAATAGCCGGAAAGGCAGCCGCTGCCACCGGTGACAGGCCCGGAGTCACAAGAAACAAGCAATGGGTTCGGATCAATCCTGAAATACAGCTTCTTGACACCCCGGGAATACTGTGGCCTAAGTTTGACGATCCCAAAACCGGGCTGTACCTTGCATTTACCGGTGCAATCCGTGACGAGATACTGGATATTACAACCCTTGCCTCGAATTTACTTGAACTGTTGGCCAAAATGTATCCTACTGAGTTGAAAAACAGGTATAAGTTTGATACTCTGGAAGGAAAAGCAGGACATGTTCTTCTCGAAGAGGCGGGAAGAAAAAGGGGCTGCCTTGTATCAGGCGGCGAAGTGGATTATTACAGGATCAGCAATATAATCCTTGATGAGTTCAGAGGAGCGAAAATAGGCAGAATTACGCTGGAAACTCCTGATGAAAGGAGTGAGAACGATGGACAAAAAAATGACACTGGCCGAAATAAGGCAGAAGGCTGA